TGAGGAGCTCGATATCAGGGGGTCGACAATGCCTACGGTGCACGGGGAAAAGGCCGTCCTGCGCCTGCTAAAAAGGGACCACGCGGTATTGCCTCTTGAAGACCTCGGAATGGAAAGGTGCTGCCTGGACATTTTTGCAAAAGCCGTCTTTAGGCCTCAGGGACTGGTCCTCATCACCGGACCCACAGGATCAGGCAAGACGACAACGCTGTATGCCGCTCTGAACAGGATCAATTCCGCGGATAAGAACATCGTGACGATAGAAGATCCTGTAGAATACGAACTTCCGGGCATCAACCAGACGCAGGTAAACAACAAGGCGGGGCTTACTTTTTCAAAAGGACTGCGCTCCATGCTCCGCCAGGACCCGGACGTGATAATGGTCGGCGAGATACGCGACAGCGAGACCGCGCGGATCGCCGTACAGGCCGCGCTGACCGGACACCTTGTCTTGTCAACGCTCCATACGAACTCAGCAGCCGGGGCGGTCGAGCGCCTTTACGATATGGGCGTCGAGCCTTTTCTTCTGGCCTCATCACTTATCTGCGTCGTGGCGCAGAGGCTTGTCAGGCTTCCGTGTACTCCGTGCAGGGATTGCGGGTTTTCCGGTTACAGGGGGAGGACCGGGATCTATGAAATACTACATATCGATGAAGAGATCAGAGGCATGATAACCAAAGGCGCGGGGAAAAAAGAGATCGAGCTTAATGCAGGGCTTAAGCCTTTGTTCGAGGCGGGGATGGAGAAGGTCAGGCAGAAGATAACGACAGAGGAAGAGTTGAGGAGGGTGGTGTGGGAGGAATGATCGAAGAGCAAAGGGCAAAGAACAAAGGGCAAAGGAAGGAATAAGAATTAAACAATAAGGAGGATGGGGAAAATGATGTTCAATGATGGGCTGAAGCATAGGTTTTTAATCTTTTCGAGGAAGATGCTGCAGCTCTGCCGGACATTGCCAAAGCAGTATGAATGCGAAACAATAAGAAAACAGCTTGCAGGTTCAGCCACGTCGATCGGGGCGAATTATGAAGAGGCGGACGGCACTGTTACGAAGAAGGATTTTCTAAATAAGATAGTA
The sequence above is drawn from the Candidatus Margulisiibacteriota bacterium genome and encodes:
- a CDS encoding GspE/PulE family protein, translated to EELDIRGSTMPTVHGEKAVLRLLKRDHAVLPLEDLGMERCCLDIFAKAVFRPQGLVLITGPTGSGKTTTLYAALNRINSADKNIVTIEDPVEYELPGINQTQVNNKAGLTFSKGLRSMLRQDPDVIMVGEIRDSETARIAVQAALTGHLVLSTLHTNSAAGAVERLYDMGVEPFLLASSLICVVAQRLVRLPCTPCRDCGFSGYRGRTGIYEILHIDEEIRGMITKGAGKKEIELNAGLKPLFEAGMEKVRQKITTEEELRRVVWEE
- a CDS encoding four helix bundle protein, producing MMFNDGLKHRFLIFSRKMLQLCRTLPKQYECETIRKQLAGSATSIGANYEEADGTVTKKDFLNKIVISRKEAKETIYWLKIVSGIYFPEKQIEPHIRECSEFIRMLSSIINKVQAKL